The nucleotide window TTGCTTTTAATAACTACCCATTCTCTTCCTCTTTGTTAGAGATCAATCAGCGTTAGGAGAAAGGATTTAAGCATTCATTACCCAGAAAAACAAGATTTTCAGCTTCCCTTGTAATTGTAATATTAACTACATTTCTTTGTTGAGATTACAATTTTAATGTGATATAAAACAAAATATTGATTGTTATAAATTACACATTAAAAATAAAAAGGGTGAGAAATTTCTCACCCTTTATCAATCACATTTTTGAAGAATTCAGAAATCCTTCTTACTTTTCTAAGTTTGGCGCTGTGAAAGAAAGCACTGAAGAATTAAGTTTTGCTACATCAGATGATTTGACTAAAGTTGGTACTGAATTCCGTAATCGATCTGTATAGGCAACCATTGTTGAATCATAAACCTGCGTCAAAATTTTCGGATAGAGTCCAACGCCAATAATGGGAATCAACAAACAAGCGATAATAAACACTTCTCGTGGTTCAGCATCCACTAAGACTTCATGAGACACCAGTTCTTGGTTCTCTTTCCCGTAGAAAATTTCTCGTAGCATTGAGAGCAGATAAATTGGCGTTAAAATGACTCCAACTGCCGCTAAAAAGACAACAATCACCTTAAATGTTGTATTGTAAGCATCACTGGTTGAGAAGCCAATAAACACCATCACTTCCGCCACAAAACCGCTCATTCCTGGTAAAGCAAGAGAGGCGAGAGAACAGGTGGTAAACATAGCAAAAATCTTCTGCATTTTTTGTCCCACACCGCCCATTTCATCAAGCATTAGGGTATGAGTCCGGTCATAGGTTGCTCCCACTAAGAAGAAGAGACTTGCCCCAATTAAGCCGTGAGACACCATCTGCAAGACAGCCCCACTTAAACCTAAATTGGTAAAAGAGCCAATGCCAATGAGAACAAAGCCCATGTGCGAAATCGAGGAATAGGCAATTTTTCGTTTCAGGTTGCGTTGGGCAAAAGAAGTCAGTGCTGCATAAATAATATTCACCACCCCTAAAATAACTAGCGCTGGGGCAAAGTAGGCATGGGCATCGGGTAACATCCCCGCATTCATCCGAATTAAGGCATAACCGCCCATTTTCAGAAGAATTCCTGCCAGTAACATGTGGACAGGAGCGGTAGCTTCACCATGGGCATCTGGAAGCCAAGTATGAAGGGGAAAAATGGGTAGCTTTACCGCATAAGCAATTAGAAAAGCGGCATAGAGCCAGAGCTGAAAGTTTAGCGCAATATCTTTGCTGACTAACGCCCGCATATCAAACGTGACAGTATCACCATAGAAAGCCATGGTTAAGCCTGCAACCAGAATAAAGAGCGAGCCGCCTGCGGTATAAAGGATAAATTTCGTTGCGGCATAGAGGCGTTTTTTTCCACCCCAAATCGAAAGCAATAGGTAAACCGGAATTAACTCCAATTCCCACACGAGGAAGAATAACAGCATATCCTGGACGGCAAAGACAGCAATTTGTCCGCCATACATTGCCAGCATCAGGAAATAAAAGAGTTTCGGTTTGAGCGTGACTGGCCAAGCCGCTAAAATTGCCAAAGTGGTAATAAAGCCAGTGAGTAGAATCAGAGGCATCGAAAGACCATCTGCCCCTACTGACCAATTCAAGTCCAGTTCAGGAATCCAGCTATAACTTTCGACGAGTTGTAGTTCTGGGTTCGAGAAGTCATAGTCAAGATAAAACGCGGCTACGATCAAGGCAAAGTTAATTAAACCGATTACAAGGGCATACCAACGCACTTGTTTCCCATCTTTATCTGGGATTAAGGGAATAAAAAACGAAGCAATTAAAGGAAAAAGGATAACAGTGGTTAACCAAGGAAAATTTGTCATAGTTTTTCAAATGAAATCAAGTGTAATTCTCATGTTTAAGGTGATAGGTGAGCGAATGACAAGGGATCGGGGAGACCAGATACGATGTACTCATCTTTTCTCCCTCTCCTATCCCCAATTGCCGATTTTTCAGGATCCGCTTTGACAGAAGGTTAAATCACACTAAAGGCAATGACAAACCCGAGAACGGCACCAA belongs to Cyanobacteria bacterium GSL.Bin1 and includes:
- a CDS encoding NADH-quinone oxidoreductase subunit M, with the translated sequence MTNFPWLTTVILFPLIASFFIPLIPDKDGKQVRWYALVIGLINFALIVAAFYLDYDFSNPELQLVESYSWIPELDLNWSVGADGLSMPLILLTGFITTLAILAAWPVTLKPKLFYFLMLAMYGGQIAVFAVQDMLLFFLVWELELIPVYLLLSIWGGKKRLYAATKFILYTAGGSLFILVAGLTMAFYGDTVTFDMRALVSKDIALNFQLWLYAAFLIAYAVKLPIFPLHTWLPDAHGEATAPVHMLLAGILLKMGGYALIRMNAGMLPDAHAYFAPALVILGVVNIIYAALTSFAQRNLKRKIAYSSISHMGFVLIGIGSFTNLGLSGAVLQMVSHGLIGASLFFLVGATYDRTHTLMLDEMGGVGQKMQKIFAMFTTCSLASLALPGMSGFVAEVMVFIGFSTSDAYNTTFKVIVVFLAAVGVILTPIYLLSMLREIFYGKENQELVSHEVLVDAEPREVFIIACLLIPIIGVGLYPKILTQVYDSTMVAYTDRLRNSVPTLVKSSDVAKLNSSVLSFTAPNLEK